One segment of Thermosynechococcus sp. HN-54 DNA contains the following:
- a CDS encoding glycosyltransferase, whose product MPQPLSVAVFICLEWQPTAGGHVKCWERFAEAASHYPDRVDLTLYFLGANQQTLEVAGNVRYQLLPPQFSTHSLEIMRQGAGMTDVAPFHWALRRYLPQHQVFHITDTFSFAQTVRRFCRQYHRPLLSSIHTDLPLLTRTYSREIIWRMSGRSWGREFWRWLWLEKLQVDQWFGDRAERKLASFMRASDRVLVSRQQDADWLLTFLPPERVAWFQRGIDRDRFHPRFRNPQWLREEYHLPEVPIVLFVGRVDASKNVLLLAQAAQVLANQGKAFHVLIVGEGAQASLVKDLLGDRVTLTGKVPQEKLGAIYASSDLFVFPSESETGPNVVVEARAAGLPVVISGFDGGRKYVQTSGADGVVVYSRNPQDWAAAITPLLDDAHYRQRMGTQAHRITQGTCPTWQDAFEQSILCQWEAVAQAYGWPQKA is encoded by the coding sequence TTGCCACAGCCCCTATCCGTTGCTGTCTTTATTTGCCTTGAATGGCAACCTACTGCGGGCGGACATGTCAAATGTTGGGAACGCTTTGCTGAAGCTGCCAGCCACTACCCAGACCGCGTTGACCTGACCCTTTACTTCCTTGGTGCAAACCAGCAAACCCTAGAGGTAGCAGGCAATGTTCGCTACCAGCTGCTCCCGCCTCAATTCAGCACGCACTCACTGGAAATTATGCGCCAAGGGGCAGGCATGACCGATGTGGCTCCCTTTCACTGGGCATTGCGCCGTTATTTACCTCAACATCAGGTGTTTCACATTACGGATACCTTTAGCTTTGCTCAAACGGTGCGCCGCTTTTGTCGCCAGTACCATCGTCCGCTCCTCAGTTCGATTCACACGGATTTGCCGTTATTGACCCGCACCTATTCGCGGGAAATTATTTGGCGCATGAGTGGCCGCAGTTGGGGGCGGGAGTTTTGGCGCTGGCTATGGCTGGAGAAATTGCAAGTGGATCAGTGGTTTGGTGACCGAGCCGAACGTAAATTAGCGAGCTTTATGCGTGCTAGCGATCGCGTCTTGGTCTCGCGGCAGCAGGATGCCGATTGGCTGCTCACGTTTTTGCCCCCTGAGCGGGTGGCGTGGTTTCAGCGGGGCATTGATCGCGATCGCTTTCATCCACGCTTTCGCAATCCCCAATGGCTACGGGAGGAGTATCACCTACCAGAGGTGCCGATCGTGCTTTTTGTCGGTCGGGTGGATGCCAGTAAAAATGTGCTCCTGTTGGCACAGGCGGCTCAAGTGTTAGCCAATCAAGGAAAGGCGTTCCATGTCTTGATAGTAGGGGAAGGGGCACAGGCTAGCCTTGTCAAAGATCTTTTGGGCGATCGCGTCACCCTCACAGGCAAGGTACCCCAAGAAAAATTAGGGGCGATTTATGCCAGCAGTGATCTATTTGTCTTTCCCTCAGAGTCGGAAACAGGCCCCAATGTGGTGGTGGAAGCACGGGCAGCGGGATTACCCGTCGTTATTTCTGGTTTTGATGGCGGACGCAAATATGTCCAAACCTCAGGGGCGGATGGGGTAGTGGTTTACAGTCGCAACCCCCAAGATTGGGCAGCCGCCATCACCCCACTGTTAGACGATGCCCACTATCGCCAGCGGATGGGGACACAGGCACACCGGATCACCCAAGGGACGTGCCCCACGTGGCAGGACGCCTTTGAGCAGAGCATTTTATGCCAATGGGAAGCGGTTGCCCAAGCCTACGGCTGGCCTCAAAAAGCCTGA
- a CDS encoding DUF760 domain-containing protein — translation MVFDPGNANFYQSSTEDGQPNLLLKYLQSQSPEVLTRIARSVSPEIRQIISQNVQGLVGGLPSEEFNVQIATDRDNLAGLLASAMMTGYFLRQMEQRMELEMSLGDLPTL, via the coding sequence ATGGTTTTTGATCCTGGAAACGCTAATTTCTACCAGTCTTCTACGGAGGATGGGCAGCCCAATCTGCTGCTGAAGTACCTGCAAAGCCAATCGCCAGAGGTGTTGACCCGTATTGCCCGTTCCGTGAGTCCAGAAATTCGCCAAATTATCAGCCAAAATGTCCAAGGTCTGGTGGGTGGCCTTCCCTCCGAGGAGTTTAATGTCCAAATTGCCACCGATCGCGACAACCTTGCGGGGTTATTGGCCTCAGCCATGATGACGGGGTATTTTCTGCGCCAGATGGAGCAGCGCATGGAACTGGAAATGAGCCTCGGCGATCTGCCCACGCTCTAG
- the ebsA gene encoding type IV pilus biogenesis protein EbsA has translation MTALDQLQPANPREVNIFAPYMRAEKRPLLPLGIALYRLGKLEGQRGIEGGNNVDFVATWTIANLPADLSRCTVTFDNSPDLQYEISITTFELVDHLIDVIINYKKHHIADFSKAFYRKLLRLE, from the coding sequence ATGACCGCCCTCGATCAGCTTCAGCCTGCTAACCCTCGGGAAGTCAATATCTTTGCCCCCTATATGCGTGCTGAGAAGCGTCCGCTCCTGCCCTTGGGCATCGCACTCTACCGTCTGGGGAAGTTGGAGGGACAACGGGGGATTGAAGGCGGTAACAATGTTGATTTTGTTGCCACATGGACGATCGCCAACCTGCCCGCAGATCTATCCCGCTGCACAGTGACGTTTGACAACTCTCCTGATCTCCAGTACGAAATTTCCATCACCACGTTTGAACTGGTGGATCATCTCATTGACGTCATCATTAATTATAAAAAACATCATATTGCTGATTTCTCCAAAGCGTTTTATCGTAAGCTGTTACGGCTTGAATAA
- a CDS encoding phosphotransacetylase family protein — protein sequence MAKHLLIGSIVPYSGKSATVLGLAKLCRDRHLRIAYGKPLGTYQPATDSEEIEADVSFLQKTLNLENVRPTLLTLTPDAIKARLTGTDQQDYRQALAAYHTMDSEDLVLLEGPATLAEGQLFDLGLAQMAAVLDAPILLVVRYESPLVVESLLLAKSELGDRLLGVILNDIPQPETQPLAAIRHYLEAHQIPVFGMLPRSQLLRSVSVKELVRQLNAEVLCRPDRLDLLVEELTIGAMNVSAALKYFRKANNMAVITGGDRTDIQWAALETSTHCLILTGHLPPSPAILARAEELEIPILSVDLDTLTAVEIVDRAFGQVRLHEVAKVKCVEQMMQEYVEGDRLLAQLGLLTVEA from the coding sequence GTGGCAAAGCATTTATTGATTGGTTCAATTGTGCCCTATAGTGGCAAGTCAGCAACGGTTTTAGGCTTGGCCAAGCTCTGCCGCGATCGCCATCTGCGCATTGCCTACGGTAAACCCTTGGGCACGTACCAACCTGCAACCGACAGCGAAGAAATTGAAGCGGATGTTAGTTTTTTACAGAAAACCCTCAACCTAGAGAATGTGCGACCCACATTGCTCACGCTGACACCCGATGCCATCAAAGCACGGCTCACAGGCACAGATCAGCAAGATTATCGCCAAGCCCTAGCCGCCTACCACACCATGGACAGCGAGGATTTGGTGCTCCTCGAAGGCCCCGCTACCTTAGCGGAGGGGCAGTTGTTTGACTTGGGGTTAGCCCAAATGGCGGCAGTGCTGGATGCACCGATTTTACTGGTGGTGCGCTATGAGTCGCCCTTGGTGGTGGAATCGCTTCTCCTAGCTAAGTCGGAATTGGGCGATCGCCTGCTGGGGGTGATTCTCAATGATATTCCTCAACCAGAAACGCAACCGTTAGCGGCAATTCGCCACTATCTGGAAGCACACCAGATTCCTGTTTTTGGGATGTTGCCCCGCAGTCAGTTGCTGCGCAGTGTCAGTGTCAAGGAATTGGTCCGCCAGTTAAATGCTGAAGTCCTGTGCCGTCCGGATCGCTTGGATTTACTAGTGGAGGAACTCACGATTGGGGCGATGAATGTCAGTGCCGCCCTGAAGTATTTCCGTAAAGCGAACAACATGGCCGTGATTACCGGCGGCGATCGCACCGATATTCAATGGGCGGCCTTGGAGACCTCCACCCACTGTTTGATCCTCACGGGACATTTGCCGCCTTCCCCGGCCATTCTTGCCCGTGCCGAAGAGTTGGAAATTCCCATCCTCTCGGTGGATCTGGATACGCTGACGGCAGTGGAAATTGTGGATCGTGCCTTTGGTCAAGTGCGCCTCCATGAAGTCGCCAAGGTGAAGTGCGTCGAGCAGATGATGCAGGAGTATGTAGAGGGCGATCGCCTGCTGGCTCAGTTGGGACTCTTGACGGTTGAGGCCTAA
- a CDS encoding esterase-like activity of phytase family protein produces MPWRRLLTGILLLGFLWGCALPQVRAEERLFLNVGVEFRGEVQLPAGSQWQNTEVGGLSGLTYDPRQQQFYAISDDRQQPRFYTLEITPDTIAPKGVTFLQQPNGEVYPLNTADTEGIALTAEGQLVISSEGVTATASPPWIKEFERENGQTIAALPIPKYYLPNAQQGIRNNLGFEALTLSPTGDRLFVGVESALAQDVRPNVPLYCRLLHYLRGDVAPVLLAEHLYPLDPSEAVFNGLVELLALDNGGHFLSLERTYSPDMGHGIKLFEVSLAGATDTLGMATLPADLRPIRPVQKRLILDFKTLGIPLTNLEGMSFGPPLADGARSLYIIGDNNFDGKTPTQVLIFALTAKP; encoded by the coding sequence ATGCCTTGGCGACGCCTCTTGACAGGAATTCTGCTCCTCGGCTTTCTATGGGGATGTGCTCTTCCTCAAGTGCGAGCAGAGGAGCGCTTGTTTCTGAATGTCGGGGTGGAATTTCGTGGCGAAGTCCAATTACCCGCCGGCAGCCAGTGGCAAAATACCGAGGTGGGAGGGCTGTCGGGTTTGACGTACGATCCGCGTCAACAACAGTTCTATGCCATTAGCGACGATCGCCAGCAACCTCGGTTTTATACCCTAGAGATTACGCCTGACACCATTGCCCCCAAGGGGGTGACCTTTCTCCAGCAGCCTAATGGTGAGGTGTATCCGCTCAACACTGCCGACACTGAGGGAATTGCGCTGACGGCTGAGGGGCAGCTTGTAATTAGCAGTGAGGGGGTAACGGCGACGGCTAGCCCCCCTTGGATCAAAGAGTTTGAGCGCGAGAATGGACAAACCATTGCAGCTCTACCTATTCCCAAGTACTATCTCCCCAATGCTCAGCAGGGCATTCGCAATAATCTCGGTTTTGAGGCACTGACACTTTCTCCGACGGGCGATCGCCTGTTTGTTGGGGTTGAATCTGCCCTTGCCCAAGATGTCCGCCCCAATGTCCCCCTTTACTGCCGCCTCCTCCACTACCTGCGGGGGGATGTAGCGCCGGTGTTGTTGGCGGAGCACCTGTATCCACTGGATCCCTCAGAGGCTGTGTTTAATGGCCTCGTGGAGCTACTCGCCCTTGACAACGGCGGCCATTTCCTCAGCTTGGAGCGCACCTATAGTCCGGATATGGGGCATGGCATCAAGCTTTTTGAGGTCTCCCTAGCAGGGGCGACAGATACCCTTGGCATGGCCACGTTACCAGCTGATCTGCGCCCAATCCGCCCTGTGCAAAAACGTTTAATTTTGGATTTCAAGACGCTGGGGATTCCCCTCACCAATTTGGAGGGGATGAGCTTTGGCCCACCCTTGGCCGATGGGGCGCGATCGCTCTACATCATTGGCGATAACAACTTTGATGGCAAAACGCCGACCCAAGTACTGATTTTTGCCTTGACCGCTAAACCTTAG
- a CDS encoding Tic22 family protein: protein MKKLAHLGVLAGLVSSLWLAPAISRYDTATALPEEQVLRILNNVPVFMITNDKGEPLTFEIPNPQDQNKKIQVFTFFINQQDAQTALNTIKTQQPDVGRVARVSAAALSGAVKIALESQKNPAIGVDIIPSRPQLEAAVNLLKQSGDLVERDGKILTKDGRPFMGGTPLFFLADSKTGNPIAVEAQMRENGQTRTQRFIPFYFDKTQLQREVDQARQQRPELAKDTGIRVVMLDNLVATMLSTNDPVAGQIQLVQTPEAIQFAVQQSGSAQRPNPANQPVAPQRSNQQGGGQGTNRNR from the coding sequence ATGAAAAAATTGGCACACTTGGGTGTTTTGGCTGGGTTAGTGAGTAGCCTGTGGCTAGCACCCGCCATCAGCCGCTATGACACTGCCACCGCCTTGCCGGAAGAACAAGTGCTGCGCATTCTCAACAATGTGCCCGTTTTTATGATCACCAACGACAAGGGGGAGCCATTAACGTTTGAAATTCCCAATCCTCAAGACCAAAACAAGAAGATTCAAGTCTTTACCTTTTTTATCAATCAGCAGGATGCCCAAACGGCGCTTAACACCATTAAAACGCAACAGCCGGATGTGGGTCGCGTGGCTCGGGTCTCCGCAGCCGCCCTCAGTGGGGCGGTGAAAATTGCCCTCGAAAGCCAAAAAAATCCTGCCATTGGTGTGGACATTATCCCCTCCAGACCGCAACTGGAAGCAGCGGTGAATCTGCTCAAACAAAGTGGCGATCTAGTCGAGCGCGATGGCAAAATTCTCACCAAGGATGGTAGGCCGTTTATGGGCGGTACCCCCCTCTTTTTCCTAGCAGATAGCAAAACAGGCAACCCCATCGCCGTAGAAGCCCAAATGCGCGAAAACGGTCAGACCCGCACCCAGCGGTTTATTCCCTTTTACTTTGATAAAACGCAACTGCAACGAGAAGTGGATCAAGCCCGCCAGCAGCGTCCTGAACTGGCCAAGGATACGGGGATTCGCGTCGTCATGCTGGATAATTTGGTAGCAACCATGTTGAGCACCAACGATCCCGTGGCTGGTCAAATTCAACTGGTGCAAACCCCCGAAGCCATTCAATTTGCCGTGCAACAGAGTGGTAGTGCCCAACGTCCGAATCCAGCCAATCAACCCGTTGCTCCCCAACGCTCCAATCAACAGGGGGGTGGTCAAGGCACAAACCGCAACCGCTAA
- the corA gene encoding magnesium/cobalt transporter CorA, producing MARKPFHFFRSAAPPNPTPPAEEEDNYLEDYFFDQPGAMPGTLSIEADAPPPTIILIDYQPDQASRRILETPEECGPYLSSPSISWIDVQGIGDEDVMRRLGQVFHLHPIVLEDIVNVPQRPKVEDHDDYMVLITRMVTPKENEHGFYTEQVSFVLGQHFLLTVQEEPERDCFDMVRQRIRTSRGIIRRYGPDYLAYALLDAIIDGFYPVLENYGERIQELEDAVVTRPSRAILEEVHQVRRELLALRRAIWPQRDAINAMIRDPSPLLSEEVRIYLRDCYDHAIQVLDMVETYRELAASLMDVYLSSVGNKMNEIMKILTIISTIFIPLTFIVGIYGMNFDPDASPWNMPELEWYWGYPACWAVMLTVAGSLFFFFWRKGWFKSTTSLDSLETER from the coding sequence ATGGCCAGAAAACCCTTTCACTTTTTCCGGAGTGCCGCCCCGCCAAACCCCACACCCCCTGCCGAGGAAGAAGATAACTATCTCGAAGATTACTTTTTTGATCAACCCGGCGCCATGCCCGGTACCCTCAGCATCGAGGCTGATGCGCCACCACCGACCATCATTCTCATTGACTATCAGCCGGATCAGGCCAGCCGTCGCATTTTAGAAACGCCGGAAGAATGTGGACCCTACCTCAGCAGTCCCTCCATCAGTTGGATAGATGTTCAAGGGATTGGCGATGAAGACGTGATGCGGCGACTTGGCCAAGTTTTTCACCTGCACCCCATTGTCCTTGAAGACATTGTCAACGTTCCGCAGCGTCCCAAAGTTGAAGACCATGACGATTACATGGTGCTGATTACCCGCATGGTCACTCCCAAAGAAAATGAACACGGCTTTTATACCGAGCAGGTGAGCTTCGTCTTGGGGCAACATTTTTTACTCACTGTCCAAGAAGAACCCGAACGGGACTGTTTTGACATGGTGCGGCAGCGGATTCGGACGAGTCGTGGCATTATTCGCCGCTACGGCCCCGATTATCTAGCCTATGCCCTCCTTGATGCGATTATTGATGGCTTCTATCCTGTCTTGGAGAACTATGGCGAACGCATTCAAGAGCTAGAGGATGCTGTGGTCACCCGTCCCAGTCGCGCCATTCTCGAAGAAGTCCACCAAGTGCGCCGCGAATTACTGGCGCTGCGCCGTGCCATTTGGCCGCAACGGGATGCCATCAATGCCATGATTCGAGATCCTAGTCCCCTTCTCTCCGAGGAAGTGCGCATCTACCTACGCGATTGCTATGACCATGCCATTCAGGTACTAGATATGGTGGAAACCTACCGTGAACTGGCAGCCAGTTTGATGGATGTGTATCTTTCTTCTGTCGGCAATAAAATGAACGAAATTATGAAAATTCTGACGATCATTTCGACGATTTTCATACCACTAACTTTTATTGTCGGTATCTATGGCATGAACTTTGATCCGGACGCCTCCCCTTGGAATATGCCGGAACTCGAGTGGTATTGGGGCTATCCGGCCTGCTGGGCGGTCATGCTAACAGTAGCGGGTAGTTTATTTTTCTTCTTCTGGCGCAAGGGCTGGTTCAAAAGCACCACCAGCTTAGACTCCCTAGAGACTGAACGCTAG
- a CDS encoding 4-hydroxybenzoate solanesyltransferase, which yields MAIAQLLRWHKPAGRLILLIPALWSVTLASEGLPSLKLLLIITVGAIATSAAGCIVNDCWDRNIDRHVQRTQNRPLASRRLSLGVALGLMVIALLCAWGLTFYLTPLGYWLAVAAVPVILLYPLAKRVFPIPQLVLAVAWGFAVLIPWAAVQGRLTLTTAWLWAAVVMWTLAFDTVYAMPDRPDDRRLGVNSSALFFGADAPLAIALFYALTVVFLIIVGWSAGLTWRFWLALTVTTYFWLRQSLQIYTHERRDTQTTTLPIQAYGRYFNENVWLGFLLWVGMWCPRP from the coding sequence ATGGCGATCGCCCAACTGTTGCGGTGGCATAAGCCTGCGGGTCGCTTGATTCTCCTCATTCCTGCACTGTGGTCGGTAACCTTGGCCAGTGAGGGCTTGCCGTCGTTGAAGTTGCTCCTAATTATTACGGTGGGGGCGATCGCCACCAGTGCCGCGGGCTGCATTGTCAATGACTGTTGGGATCGCAACATTGACCGCCATGTGCAGCGGACTCAAAACCGCCCCCTAGCCAGTCGCCGCCTTTCCCTCGGTGTCGCCTTGGGCTTGATGGTGATTGCCTTGCTCTGTGCTTGGGGATTGACGTTTTACCTCACCCCCTTGGGGTATTGGCTAGCGGTGGCCGCAGTGCCGGTCATTCTCCTCTATCCCTTGGCAAAGCGAGTGTTTCCGATTCCGCAACTGGTCTTGGCAGTAGCTTGGGGGTTTGCGGTACTCATTCCTTGGGCAGCGGTACAGGGACGCTTAACTTTGACCACCGCGTGGTTGTGGGCGGCAGTAGTGATGTGGACATTGGCCTTTGATACGGTGTATGCCATGCCCGATCGCCCTGACGATCGCCGACTGGGGGTAAATTCCAGTGCCTTGTTTTTCGGTGCCGATGCGCCCTTGGCGATCGCCCTGTTTTATGCGCTGACGGTGGTGTTCCTGATCATTGTTGGCTGGAGTGCGGGACTCACTTGGCGATTTTGGCTGGCTTTGACCGTGACCACCTACTTTTGGCTGCGCCAATCCCTACAAATCTATACCCATGAACGCCGTGATACCCAAACAACAACACTCCCCATTCAGGCCTATGGTCGTTACTTCAATGAAAATGTCTGGTTGGGCTTTTTGCTCTGGGTGGGGATGTGGTGCCCTAGGCCTTAG
- a CDS encoding 2-phosphosulfolactate phosphatase family protein, with protein sequence MKIYTYHTPERVPADWQPDCAIAVDVLRATTTIATALAAGAEAVQVFSDLAELEQVSQQWPAAKRIRVGERGGKKVAGFDMGNSPAECLPERVKGCRLFMSTTNGTRSLERIQASPLVLAAALVNRAAVAEFVQKHQPETIWIVGSGWEGSYSLEDTVCAGALIHHLWGQQDAPLETLAGNDETIAATALYRYYQDDLLTLFHHSSHGQRLLNLGNEADLKYCAQVDILAIVPWQVSPKLLTKA encoded by the coding sequence ATGAAAATCTATACCTACCACACACCAGAGCGTGTACCAGCCGACTGGCAACCTGACTGCGCCATTGCGGTTGATGTCTTGCGGGCAACCACCACGATCGCCACTGCCCTTGCTGCTGGCGCAGAAGCCGTTCAAGTCTTTAGTGATCTAGCAGAACTCGAACAAGTGAGTCAGCAGTGGCCGGCAGCCAAGCGGATTCGCGTCGGTGAACGGGGGGGCAAGAAAGTTGCAGGCTTCGACATGGGCAATTCCCCTGCTGAGTGCTTACCGGAGCGGGTCAAAGGATGCCGCTTATTTATGAGCACCACCAATGGCACCCGTTCCCTTGAGCGGATTCAAGCGAGTCCCCTCGTTCTCGCCGCCGCCCTTGTCAATCGTGCTGCTGTTGCCGAGTTTGTCCAAAAACATCAACCGGAAACCATCTGGATTGTTGGTTCAGGCTGGGAAGGCAGCTATTCCCTCGAAGATACCGTCTGTGCTGGAGCACTGATTCATCACCTCTGGGGTCAGCAGGATGCCCCCCTCGAAACCCTTGCGGGTAATGACGAAACGATTGCTGCCACTGCTCTGTACCGCTACTATCAAGACGATCTATTGACCCTCTTTCACCATTCCAGCCACGGGCAGCGCCTGCTCAACCTTGGCAATGAAGCTGATCTCAAATATTGTGCCCAAGTGGATATTCTGGCCATTGTGCCGTGGCAGGTTTCCCCCAAGCTCTTGACTAAGGCCTAG
- the psb32 gene encoding photosystem II repair protein Psb32 gives MHWQVAWKNGIRYLLLVLLASTFWITPVWATSAIDIPFPGSEVGVIDEGNVLSAVTQGSVRRSLQEVAEATGINVHFVTLHRLDYGETPQSFVDDLFNQWFPDPQSQANQVIIALDTVTNGTAIRYGEAVAERLNPETAESIVQETMRVPLREGNYNQSIFDTTDRLAKVLKGEPDPGPPVIREAVVEKTYKSKEETDDRSATIIVVALLIAATVIPMVTYFMYQGSS, from the coding sequence ATGCATTGGCAAGTGGCTTGGAAAAATGGCATTCGCTATCTTTTGCTGGTACTGCTCGCTAGTACATTCTGGATCACCCCCGTCTGGGCAACCAGTGCGATCGACATCCCATTTCCAGGCAGTGAGGTTGGTGTCATTGATGAGGGCAATGTTCTCAGCGCCGTGACCCAAGGCAGTGTCCGGCGATCGCTCCAAGAGGTGGCTGAGGCAACGGGCATCAATGTTCATTTTGTAACCCTGCACCGCCTTGACTATGGCGAAACGCCCCAGAGCTTTGTTGATGATCTCTTTAACCAGTGGTTTCCCGATCCGCAGTCGCAAGCAAATCAGGTGATCATTGCCCTCGATACTGTTACCAACGGTACAGCGATTCGTTATGGGGAGGCCGTGGCCGAACGCTTGAATCCTGAAACTGCCGAAAGTATTGTCCAAGAAACAATGCGGGTGCCTCTGCGGGAAGGGAACTACAATCAGTCCATTTTCGATACTACCGATCGCCTCGCTAAAGTCCTCAAAGGTGAGCCTGATCCGGGACCACCGGTGATTCGGGAAGCCGTTGTCGAAAAAACCTACAAGAGCAAAGAGGAGACAGACGATCGCTCCGCCACGATTATCGTGGTTGCCCTGCTGATCGCCGCTACAGTGATCCCAATGGTGACATACTTTATGTATCAAGGATCATCGTAG